The following coding sequences lie in one Candidatus Limnocylindrales bacterium genomic window:
- a CDS encoding DUF5683 domain-containing protein — protein sequence MEKETMRNPGIAAVLSLILPGLGQIYNGQFLWAIFWFIVTPGTWITTGGLLGWVAHIISAYAAYRSAEKINQGLVQLRKL from the coding sequence ATGGAAAAAGAAACGATGAGAAATCCCGGGATTGCAGCGGTTTTAAGTCTGATACTCCCTGGTCTGGGACAGATTTACAACGGACAATTTCTGTGGGCTATTTTTTGGTTTATCGTGACCCCTGGAACCTGGATCACGACCGGAGGATTATTAGGGTGGGTTGCGCATATTATTTCGGCTTATGCAGCCTATCGAAGCGCCGAAAAGATAAATCAAGGTCTGGTTCAATTAAGGAAACTTTAA
- a CDS encoding FecR family protein, with amino-acid sequence MHNHRGIFFILVPIGILLFPALEVFAQSQVLASVESVNGIVKVSLQGQGEVRARKGMDLQAGDILRTEVGGRLTLKLSDGSRLELGEDTRLDVTELSLTTRAKSSLFKLVWGRIQAVIAQPYKTPGSKFEVETPNALAGVKFTAFSMGYFRSTNTTWLSVENGTVTLTSLLSPGQPAEVLSPGQSAVVTASNPPRRTTPQELDQIREEGRRGESQFRQKKK; translated from the coding sequence ATGCACAATCACCGGGGAATTTTCTTTATTCTTGTTCCGATAGGTATTCTGTTGTTTCCTGCTTTAGAGGTGTTTGCCCAATCTCAAGTGTTAGCGTCGGTAGAGTCTGTAAACGGGATCGTAAAGGTATCCCTTCAAGGGCAGGGAGAAGTCCGGGCCAGGAAAGGTATGGACCTTCAGGCCGGAGATATCCTGCGAACCGAAGTTGGGGGTCGCCTGACCCTTAAACTCTCGGATGGAAGTAGATTGGAATTAGGGGAGGATACCCGATTAGACGTTACCGAGTTAAGCTTAACCACTCGTGCCAAGTCCTCTCTATTTAAACTTGTGTGGGGTAGGATCCAGGCGGTTATTGCGCAGCCTTATAAAACTCCAGGCTCGAAATTTGAAGTGGAAACTCCCAATGCCCTGGCCGGAGTTAAATTTACTGCCTTTAGCATGGGCTATTTTAGATCCACCAATACAACCTGGCTATCGGTAGAAAATGGAACGGTTACCTTAACAAGTCTACTCAGTCCAGGCCAGCCTGCCGAAGTATTAAGTCCCGGACAATCTGCAGTGGTGACAGCCAGTAACCCTCCACGACGCACAACACCCCAGGAACTTGATCAAATCCGGGAAGAAGGAAGGCGAGGGGAAAGCCAATTCCGTCAAAAAAAAAAGTAG
- a CDS encoding twin-arginine translocation signal domain-containing protein codes for MQSTLTRRDFLKLGAAAGLTWTLEGCKTPVDPGVRGVIGFNVHPYPGLALPIQMQALNDIKANWIRVTLGITTDVGGPYVAATQANVLGLIADFNLGPINKSDWPDMVETVIRRYPSIRYFEILNEPASFNGISNTEYVRDYLKPAHDLIREKFPSVNIVAAAPIGQPSGIEDFTQMSLAGADNYCDFRAVHIYFRNDLTSPWTSFQRATRKPIMITETGSSDPSEHLDMWTNQIPEMKRVLTTDFVFYYVLLEQPPMGFGIITDQLDSNGQIIPTPGSGLYTFLRNSA; via the coding sequence ATGCAGAGTACCCTCACCAGAAGAGATTTTCTAAAACTAGGAGCTGCAGCCGGTCTCACCTGGACTCTAGAGGGATGTAAAACGCCGGTAGATCCAGGAGTCCGAGGTGTTATAGGATTTAACGTTCATCCTTACCCGGGGCTTGCCTTACCTATCCAGATGCAGGCATTAAACGATATCAAGGCAAACTGGATCCGGGTAACTTTAGGGATTACAACCGATGTGGGAGGGCCTTATGTGGCCGCAACCCAGGCTAACGTTTTGGGACTCATTGCCGATTTTAACCTTGGTCCCATTAATAAATCCGATTGGCCCGATATGGTCGAAACAGTTATTCGACGCTATCCATCCATCCGGTATTTTGAGATCCTCAATGAACCTGCCTCTTTTAACGGGATCTCCAACACCGAGTATGTCCGTGATTATTTGAAACCAGCCCATGATCTCATTCGAGAAAAATTTCCTTCGGTCAATATTGTAGCTGCTGCTCCTATAGGCCAACCCAGCGGAATAGAAGATTTTACTCAAATGTCCCTGGCAGGAGCCGATAATTACTGTGATTTTCGGGCAGTTCATATCTATTTTAGAAATGACCTTACGAGTCCCTGGACCTCTTTTCAGCGAGCAACTCGAAAACCTATCATGATTACAGAAACTGGATCCAGTGATCCTAGCGAGCATTTGGATATGTGGACGAATCAAATTCCCGAGATGAAAAGGGTTCTTACCACGGATTTTGTTTTTTACTATGTTTTACTTGAACAACCTCCCATGGGATTTGGAATTATCACGGATCAACTGGACAGCAACGGACAGATTATTCCAACACCGGGTTCAGGACTCTATACGTTTCTTCGGAATTCGGCCTAG
- a CDS encoding alginate export family protein produces MPSKKKVEDEELKPLRRIAWGGQIRPRFEYDARDFNKDTDPDTFTSLRTRVQFDVSLAEGMQAFIQLQDVRFFGEEASPLGDFEADHFDLHQGYLEVQDLFGKPLSFRLGRQELSFDEERLIGNVDFTPQGQAFDGFRLTYERPSDQWDLFAMKINDGVAQGLTPIGNSEGDDVNFYGIYARVKPVPTHILSGYFLWLEDEPKDTDRFTTGARLEGNLGPFSYRSEAYYQFGQAGSQDIRAFLVGLRGTYTVESIYKPSFTLWYDYLSGDDNLEDNKIKVFDTLFATNHRFYGFMDIFLNIPRDTGNRGLQDVAIKFSMIPHRTTKLFLELHQFFLAEKDDRGEDNLGQEIDLVIPYLFRRRMEISFGYSHFFIGKALEDLKGSNDDADWAYVMLDLNF; encoded by the coding sequence ATTCCGTCAAAAAAAAAAGTAGAAGATGAAGAACTCAAGCCTTTACGAAGGATCGCATGGGGTGGTCAGATTCGTCCGAGGTTTGAGTACGATGCCAGGGATTTTAACAAAGACACAGATCCTGATACCTTTACCAGCCTCAGAACCCGGGTCCAGTTTGACGTTTCTTTAGCGGAGGGTATGCAGGCTTTTATTCAACTCCAGGATGTACGATTTTTTGGAGAAGAAGCAAGCCCACTTGGAGATTTTGAGGCCGACCATTTTGATCTCCATCAAGGATACCTTGAGGTACAAGATCTTTTCGGTAAACCCTTATCCTTCCGATTGGGTCGTCAGGAACTAAGCTTTGATGAGGAGCGCTTGATAGGAAATGTGGATTTTACTCCCCAAGGCCAGGCCTTTGATGGGTTTCGCCTTACCTATGAGCGGCCTTCAGACCAGTGGGATCTCTTTGCCATGAAAATCAACGACGGGGTTGCTCAAGGACTAACCCCCATCGGCAACAGTGAGGGAGATGATGTTAACTTTTACGGGATCTACGCCAGGGTAAAACCTGTCCCAACTCATATCCTCTCAGGTTATTTTCTCTGGTTGGAAGACGAACCCAAGGATACCGATCGCTTTACTACAGGAGCCCGGTTAGAGGGTAATCTCGGACCTTTTAGTTACCGCAGCGAAGCTTATTATCAATTTGGCCAGGCAGGTTCTCAAGATATTCGTGCTTTTTTGGTTGGACTTCGTGGAACCTATACGGTCGAATCGATTTATAAACCTTCCTTTACCCTCTGGTATGATTACCTCTCAGGAGATGATAATCTTGAAGATAATAAGATCAAGGTCTTTGATACACTCTTTGCGACCAACCATCGATTCTACGGATTTATGGATATTTTCCTTAATATTCCTCGGGATACAGGTAATCGAGGGCTTCAGGATGTGGCTATTAAATTTTCCATGATTCCCCACAGGACCACGAAACTCTTTTTAGAATTACATCAATTCTTCCTGGCAGAAAAAGATGACCGGGGAGAGGATAATCTGGGACAAGAGATCGATCTGGTTATACCCTATTTATTTCGCAGACGGATGGAAATCAGTTTTGGTTATTCCCACTTTTTCATTGGAAAAGCACTGGAAGACTTGAAGGGTAGCAACGACGATGCAGATTGGGCCTATGTAATGTTAGATTTGAATTTTTAA
- a CDS encoding isocitrate/isopropylmalate family dehydrogenase produces MRYEITELLGDGIGPELCQAVHTLVEALPLTLDFIQIDLSLENRYKVGPKIYEKAYEAILKTRFALKYPTITEEESPNVVLRKLCNFSVIHRPVMTLPGVKSNFTKKLDLDIVRVATGGTYEDPGRMIGKDAAVSLRVVERATTQTAAIFAFELAKRTHKSVTSASKYTIQRITDGLFEDIVAQMEKRYPGVPHKKELFDALLAKIIMYPEDYQVILVLNEYGDFLSDMACGLVGSLGIGASGSYAFDEQGNITLALFDPAGGTAPDIAGKNKANPTAIFLAFSQLLFQLGEATLSTLIRDSTLSLLERGITTPDLGGSCGTMEFTQEVIAEIKRRLI; encoded by the coding sequence ATGAGGTATGAAATAACCGAACTGTTGGGGGATGGAATCGGTCCGGAGTTATGCCAGGCCGTTCATACCCTGGTGGAGGCCCTTCCATTGACCCTTGACTTTATTCAGATTGATTTAAGTCTGGAGAACCGATATAAGGTCGGGCCTAAGATTTACGAAAAGGCCTATGAGGCTATCCTGAAGACTCGATTTGCTCTGAAGTATCCTACGATAACAGAAGAGGAAAGCCCCAATGTAGTCCTCCGTAAACTCTGTAATTTTAGCGTGATTCATCGCCCTGTGATGACCCTGCCGGGTGTTAAAAGCAATTTCACCAAAAAATTAGACCTGGATATCGTTCGGGTTGCAACCGGCGGAACCTATGAAGATCCCGGGCGTATGATTGGAAAAGACGCGGCGGTATCTCTTCGGGTTGTAGAGCGTGCGACCACCCAAACCGCAGCTATTTTTGCCTTTGAACTGGCTAAAAGGACTCATAAATCGGTTACCTCAGCATCCAAATATACCATCCAACGGATCACCGATGGGCTTTTTGAAGATATTGTAGCCCAGATGGAAAAGCGATATCCTGGAGTTCCTCACAAAAAGGAGCTATTCGATGCCCTGCTGGCCAAAATCATTATGTATCCCGAAGACTATCAGGTGATACTAGTACTGAATGAATACGGGGATTTCTTATCGGATATGGCCTGTGGTCTTGTGGGATCTCTGGGAATTGGAGCCAGTGGAAGTTATGCCTTTGATGAACAAGGGAATATAACCTTAGCCCTGTTTGATCCCGCCGGTGGGACAGCTCCGGATATCGCCGGGAAAAACAAAGCAAACCCAACGGCCATCTTCTTAGCCTTTTCTCAACTTCTTTTCCAACTCGGAGAAGCTACCCTGTCCACCCTTATCCGGGATTCTACCCTTTCCCTCCTGGAAAGAGGAATTACCACGCCAGACTTGGGAGGCTCCTGCGGTACTATGGAATTTACCCAGGAGGTAATCGCCGAAATAAAAAGGAGACTTATTTAA
- a CDS encoding carboxymuconolactone decarboxylase family protein: MTDQTQKILDEIKAKRGYLYPWQELLAKEDPDFIKNYEKMWDTIGARSVVLPQKIKQIILVAVLASKTDEVALRTQIKRAFSLGATKQELIEAIEVAFIPGGALTLVHGLKALLDVMQELGIE, encoded by the coding sequence ATGACCGATCAGACGCAAAAAATTCTTGATGAAATTAAAGCAAAACGTGGTTATTTATATCCCTGGCAAGAACTTTTAGCTAAAGAAGATCCGGATTTTATCAAAAATTATGAGAAAATGTGGGATACCATAGGGGCTCGAAGTGTGGTTCTTCCCCAAAAAATCAAGCAAATCATTTTGGTTGCGGTATTAGCCTCGAAAACCGACGAAGTTGCCCTACGGACCCAAATTAAGCGGGCTTTTTCATTGGGTGCTACAAAGCAAGAACTTATAGAGGCCATCGAGGTAGCTTTCATACCCGGCGGTGCCTTAACGTTGGTACACGGATTAAAGGCATTGCTGGATGTCATGCAGGAATTAGGGATCGAATAG
- a CDS encoding phytanoyl-CoA dioxygenase family protein, giving the protein MPVLAVDQSHIKFFEEQGYVVIEDILDPEEDLQPVIEEYEAVLDGLVERLYVEGKITSLYRELPFGQRLTRIVAETGQFYSQYFDISLPQSGVTEDTPIHLGKAVFNLLRNPKLLDVVEAFIGPEIYSNPVQHVRIKPPEWALPKGRWDGLSSAVYWHQDNGVILPEADESNILTVWLAISDATEENGCLAVAPKSHKLGLLPHCPSPDKGVHIPEKLLPKPFIPIPVKRGGALFMTRKTVHVSLRNLSNDIRWSFDLRYNPIGQPTGRPAFPGFIARSKAHPESALTDPEVWAQLWKDARTRIAQSTNPVYNRWSADSPVCA; this is encoded by the coding sequence ATGCCTGTTTTAGCAGTCGATCAATCTCATATTAAATTTTTTGAAGAGCAAGGATATGTTGTTATTGAGGATATACTGGATCCTGAAGAGGATCTCCAACCTGTTATAGAGGAGTATGAAGCTGTTCTGGATGGATTGGTTGAGCGGTTGTACGTCGAAGGTAAAATCACTTCTCTTTATCGAGAGCTCCCATTTGGGCAACGTCTGACCCGGATTGTAGCAGAGACGGGTCAGTTTTACTCCCAATATTTTGATATTTCTTTACCTCAATCCGGAGTAACTGAAGACACTCCGATCCACCTGGGTAAAGCTGTTTTTAATCTCTTACGCAATCCTAAGCTACTAGACGTAGTGGAGGCTTTTATTGGGCCTGAAATTTATTCCAATCCGGTACAGCATGTACGTATAAAGCCTCCAGAGTGGGCTCTTCCCAAAGGTCGGTGGGATGGATTATCGTCGGCGGTTTATTGGCATCAAGACAACGGAGTTATTCTCCCGGAGGCTGATGAATCGAATATCCTGACGGTATGGCTGGCAATTTCAGATGCTACCGAGGAGAATGGCTGTCTAGCCGTAGCACCCAAGAGCCATAAACTGGGTCTTCTACCCCATTGCCCCAGCCCGGATAAAGGCGTTCATATTCCCGAGAAACTCCTTCCCAAGCCGTTTATTCCGATACCTGTGAAGCGTGGAGGAGCTCTGTTTATGACTCGAAAAACGGTCCACGTATCGCTTCGAAATTTAAGTAACGATATACGCTGGAGCTTCGATCTACGTTATAATCCCATAGGTCAGCCTACCGGTCGTCCTGCCTTTCCGGGTTTTATAGCCCGAAGTAAAGCCCATCCTGAGTCCGCTTTGACCGATCCCGAGGTCTGGGCACAACTCTGGAAGGATGCCCGTACCCGAATTGCACAAAGTACCAATCCCGTTTACAACCGCTGGAGTGCCGATTCTCCGGTATGTGCCTGA
- a CDS encoding DUF5320 domain-containing protein, producing the protein MRHTYSFFEDLGFFQMFSTFSIGGPFWRKFYTKAERLEKLKEYRDLLKKELEGVEEAIRELEQSQR; encoded by the coding sequence ATGCGTCATACGTATTCTTTTTTCGAAGATCTTGGTTTTTTCCAGATGTTTTCGACTTTCTCGATAGGAGGCCCCTTTTGGAGGAAGTTTTATACAAAGGCAGAGCGACTTGAAAAACTTAAAGAATATAGGGACCTGTTAAAAAAGGAACTGGAAGGAGTTGAAGAGGCTATTCGAGAACTGGAGCAATCTCAGCGGTAA